Below is a genomic region from Haliotis asinina isolate JCU_RB_2024 chromosome 14, JCU_Hal_asi_v2, whole genome shotgun sequence.
agaccgccgccatatagctggaatattgctgagtgcggcgtaaaactaaactcactcactcacttctttccGGTAATCACAAAAACCACAACATAcggcaccctcagagtcaagctgctaatcgccagcacaccaTGTCAGCCCCCTAACCCGCTCAGTGGAAATCGAGGTGGCTCAGCGGATGGGACTCCCCCatcagtactagaatttgtactttacttagaAAGTGAAACCCAaatttgacatatgtcatatattgcatttgactactctctaaatggcactgtgtaatcaAAAAACCACTAAATCTGAATCTGACAAAGAAAACCAATCCTTTAAATCATTGCAAAGTCACTGGTTTTCACGACTTCAGGAGACGAAATTCGTGATATAGTTCTCCACTAAtcaaaaacatacaaatatcagTTTTGACCAATTATTTTCAAGCTGTTGGGCTTACCAGATTTTCGAACTTTATTGTATTAGACAACACGTCTATagaaagaaaaaaatccaaCCAATAGCGTTCTTGTGATAGGTAGGACAGTCCTTTTTAAGTTACCACAAATGCATTACAGTGCATGTACTTCCCGAAATTAGGATATCTCAAACTTGTGGTTTGAATAATAGTTTCCAAGCTGTTGGATACAGAAGAATATCACAtgttaaatgaaaataaacGTTTCAAAAGAAAGGAACCGATAGTTTTCAAGTATTTggttaaacaaaaatgtcttctGACTAACTGGTGGTCGGAGTGACGACAAGGCGGATGTGTAATGATGTTATTCATTTTTCTGTAATGCCCTGGTCTATCTGCCAGATTTTGGATCGTACCCAGTTTATATGTTACGAGTACCATAGAAATATTGCCGTTGCGGGAGAATGCCTCTATAAAAGATAAAGTCTCATGGGTCAGAGACGCTTGGTCTTGTCTTGACTGGTTACCGCCCATATTCTTGCACATACGTTTATGGTATTTCTAAAATTTTGTAATTTCATgtcggtttgttttttttcacaggtATGCGACACGCCCCTATTACTTGTTTGCATCACTCAACATCCCCGGTCCTAAACCTATACCCTTGTTTGGTAATCTGCTGTCGGAAACAAAACAGGTGCGTGCTTAAAGTATCAGTCACTCTGTGGGGATGTAGGATCAGAGTTGGCCAGGGTATTTCATCCTTGTCACGGGACTGCTCTATGGTGGGGATacatctgtgaagatccgggttaatgtaagaggcgaccaacggcaaatggtggtcaggctctctgacatggttgacacatatcctCGTAGACAGTTATGTAGcttaatgctcatgttgttgatcactggattgtctgttccagattgTTTACAtaccgctaccatatagctgaactattgctgaggcagcgttaaacaaacaaacaaacaaacacacaaagaaATATAATGGGGACCGGGTGGACAGGGTTGGATCGCCTCCTATGCTTCATCTGTCGATTATTGACCGCCTTCCTTAGTGTAGTGGAAGATTCACAAGGTTACAGCCAAGTTTCGAAATGTGATCAGTATCTGTTCTACCATACAATCTTGCAAGACGTTGCATTTTcacaatttacaaaatttacacaaaaatgtTATGAACATAGATTCACTGACATTCATTCCAAATACGTGTCGAGTGAATAACACCAAAGCTGGATAAGTGCATTTGCGAATCTGCTTTTTGATCTTACTCCATGTTGTGtaggggcagtggagtagcctagtagttagaGCGCtcgatcgtcacgccgacgacccaggttcgattccccacatgggtacaatgtgccaagcccatttctggtgtcccccgccgtgatattgctcacTCACCCATGAATATGATACTACAGCGGGACGTGGTcaaatgtttgttattattttctctAAGGGATTCCATGCGGCCCATCAACAGTGGCTGAGGCAATATGGAGATATTGTAGGGTATGTATTATCAGACTCTTACTGCAGTGCCATTTTGAAATTCTATTTTGAATatcataaatatacaattaaatTTGATTTATGATACATAATGTAAGTCTTTTATAGATGATATGTAATAGTTTCTCTCTGAGCGACCATAGTGATGGTTTTTCTTAAAAGCTTTTATTTTACCAAACATTATAATAGTAAGAATTTAAGTATGACGTCCAGGTTCTACGAGGGCCATCACCCATGCATGCTGGTCGCAGACAAAGCCATGCTTAAAGAGATAATGGTTAAACAGTTCAACAGCTTCAGGAATAGGCGGGTAGGTTTGATGTAAAGATGTTTTTGTAACTTTGTATTAGATTTAAAattaatcttcagcaacccatgcttgtcgtaagaggcgacttaagggatcggctggtcaggctcgccgacttagttgacacatgacatcatatcccagatgctcaagctgttgatcactggattgtctggtccagattcgattatttacagattgctggaatattgctggtgttAAACAGCAACTAAACTTAACCTGTGTTAGATATTGACATACGACTTCCTGGACACGACCATAATTAAAGTGTCCTATATTCATGATACGGGGAGGGTATCAATGACGTCATGCGCCGGAGATGACCTTCCCACAAGTATTCCAAGGGGAGACAGTTTGAACATTCGTTGTGTCAGTTTTTCAGCTTTACTTGCAGCCTCTTGGAAGCATAAGTGGCTATCCGATGAGTCACGGCATCATGCAACAAAGGGATGAGGACTGGAAGCGGTCTCGGAGTATCCTCACGCCGACCTTCAGTTCAGCTAAACTCAGACAGGTCAGAGGTGAAGGTCAACCTACTATCGTTAAAGGGAGACTTCGCGCAACAGCGTGGTGTCGGCTTCCGGTATAGGCGTAGAGGTTGAGAAAACTAGCCCATGTGATACTGAGATAACGTCTTTGTGTGATTGGGACAATCAATGATTACCCTTCAGTACGTCAACGTACATTGACGTAGCACGTATACAACACTTTCGTGAACAGTCTGCCCTGAAATCAAACATTGTGTGAATACATGTTTTCCTTGAGCTGTAGCGAATTGTGTTGCGTCATATAGATATGGTACATAATAGCAGGATGGTGGCTTGTTTTTGATTGAGAGTTGTCTTTCAAGAGGAAGTGAGATGTTTGCagatgtttgtttcaaataattaatgagaaaaacaaatgtttcttaAACACCATCACACCTGTAACACGAGGATATTTACAAAAAGTCAATTAGGCATTACCAGGATATTAAGTGAATTGTCAGAATGACCGGTAGGAATAGTACGCAGAGCTACAAAACATTGTCTCATGTTGTTCATGACCCTTCGCCCAGGTGTGTGAACTGGTCAGCACATGCAGCGACACGCTTGTGGCCAACTCAAGGAAAGTTGCAAAAGAAGGTCGTGAAGTGGAGCTGAAAGAGTGAGTACGTTCATATTTCGCTAATCCTGATCACCTGAACAAGGCCGCCGGAAGAACGACGTGGCAGGATCCGCTGATCTTGAGATCAAAACCCGGATTCCCCCTGCATTATTTGATTGTTGGTTTTTCATCATCGGTGTGATAAATATCTCCATCTCCGTCGTAAGATACCTTTGTATGGATTCCTTCCGTATCTAGTCTTTCGTTTGACCATAAAATGTCTACTTCCGATTTCAGTTGTAAATATGCTTAATCTCTTatacccgtaaagatccgggttagaatgggtcttcagcaacatgcTTGTAAGAGAGTGAGAcgactaatggaatcgggtggACAGTCTCGCTGCCTTGATTGACATATGGCATAGTATCCCAGTTGTCTAGACAGATTCTCATGATCCCAGACACATGATTTTCTGGTCCTGGgtcaatatttacagaccgccattaTCGCTGGAAAAACgcggccttaaacaacaaacaaaataaactttggaACTTTGTTTTAAAAATTACTTCGTTTTAGTCACTTCTCCGCCTTCACTCTGGACGTGATTGCAAGCTCAGCGTTTGGTCTTCAGATCGACTCCCAGAGTAACCCGGATGACAGCTTCATCAAACACGCCAAGAATCTCACCAATGTAAAATTCGCTGGTCTGCTCTTCATGTCTTATTGTAAGCATTACCTGTGGGGTTTAGGAATAACGCGTCCTAACTGCCATGTCTCTTACAGAATAACATTGTGTGGAAAGACAGTTAAGTTTGAATTCACGTAACTCGACCTCGTTTATTTGGAtaaatcagtctaagtaaacttggtctcagtgtatttcgttacactccaccacttagtctaacaaaacctggtagaaggtcgcatcaggtaacctttgagcaaccaatgacggtCCAATCAAGTACGAgacggttaaacagatttaactaATCCGACAaaggctactatttagggatctgagggacttttaaaatattcaggtcactgacacagatctccccataaacaaaaatccgcatataacacagttatttgacctgtaTTATATAcgttttggggtttctgttggcatggttaccattagctaatatttctgcaagataacatccttgaatattgtcaaaaacactagtttcagcgactgtttactcaccgttgtgagtgtcatggctgtacgtacGCCTTGTGCATCACCCGggagcgatcgtacgctaaatagcattcggaatcgttcggttacgaaccttttcgagataagaTGTTCATAGGGgttgtgcgaatgtgcactttcgcgatttggtaaacCGTGTTccgattggtcagtctcaaaggttacctgacgcgacatcccataaggttttgttagactcagtggtggagtgtaacgaaaagttctgaggataagtttacttagactgttggATGAATGTAGATAGCACATCCTGGATTGATAGGGTAAAATTCTCCATATGGCCAATAGATCAGAGGTGCTTGCCCGTCACTGAATATACCAGTTCTAACCTAGCACGATCTGGATATTAACACAGTTAAGCTCTCCATTTATAACAGGTGCTTTCCTGTCACTGAATATACCAgaatctttgaatggcatttagaagtgatatacATAATGACACGAGTTTTTCATGGGTGACAATTTCTTTATAGTGAAGAGTCACGACGTttcgaagtatattcttacttcttcatctgatatattcttacgtcttcatctgatatattcttacgtcttcatctgatatattcttacttcttcatctgaTATATTCTTACGTCTTCATCTGATATATTCCTACGTCTTCATCTgatatattcttacttcttcatctgaTATATTCTTACGTCTTCATCTGATATATTCCTACGTCTTCATCTgatatattcttacttcttcatctgatatattcttacttcttcatctgatgtattcttacttcttcatctgatatattcttacttcttcatctgatatattcttacgtcttcatctgatatattcttacttcttcatctgatatattcttacttcttcatctgatatattcttacgtcttcatctgatatattcttacttcttcatctgaTATATTCTTACGTCTTCATCTGATATATTCCTACGTCTTCATCTgatatattcttacttcttcatctgatatattcttacttcttcatctgatatattcttacgtcttcatctgatatattcttacttcttcatctgatatattcttacgtcttcatctgatatattctttcgtcttcatctgatatattcttacgtcttcatctgatatattcttacgtcttcatctgatatattcttacttcttcatctgatatattcttacttcttcatctgatatattcttacgtcttcatctgatatattcttacgtcttcatctgatatattcttacgtcttcttacttcttcatctgaTATATTCTTACGTCTTCATCTGATGTATTCTTACGTCTTCATCTGATATATTCTTACGTCTTCATCTGATATATTCTTACGTCTTCATCTgatatattcttacttcttcatctgatatattcttacttcttcatctgatatattcttacgtcttcatctgatatattcttacttcttcatctgatatattcttacttcttcatctgatatattcttacttcttcatctgatatattcttacgtcttcatctgatatattcttacttcttcatctgatatattcttacgtcttcatctgatatattcttacgtcttcatctgatatattcttactgcttcatctgatgaagaagtaagaatgtACTTCGAAACGTCGTGACTCTTCACTATAAAGAAGTAATTatccataaaaaaacttgtgtcTTTACTGAATATACCAGTTCTATATTCAAGAACTGTTTTTCATTATCTCGATCTCCAAAGCGTTCGTAAacattacgacctgtcgtatAGTTTATCGTAAGCTTACGAATGACGTTGCGGTACGAATCAGGACCCAGGTCAATGCtggtgacaatgtttctgaACATATCAactgaggggcagcagaatttATACTGAGATTGTTCTTATGCAGTTAAGACACTGAGAAAAGCGTGTCGAATTGGACTATATGTATATAACAATCTGCGACAGTTATTGAAAATCAGATCGTTGGCAGGGTATTCCAGTAAAACCACAATGGTTCAATAGAGACTGGAGTGAAAATGACTTTACAAGAACATGACGTGTTTCAGACATTAAAAAGATCAAATATGTTGATTCAAAAAATAGCTTTTTAAGAGAATAGGTCAgtcagtgagtatagttttccTCCGTTGTTAGcaatgcagcaatatcacggctgtgaatcaggaatgggcttcacattgcgtacctgtgtggggaatcgaaccctggtcttcatcGTGACGACCAATGCTTTATCCtagaggctaccccaccgtcccttaCGTTATAAGATATCCACCATAACTTGAGGATTATTAGCAATAGTTTTATCTTTTAACGTGTTAACAAAGACAGCTTGTACAAGTATTCTTTGAGTGCTGACTAAAAGCAAAAAAAGGTCATCTGTGGGATCTATTATTAGCATATAAAGCTGACATGTAAGTTTCTTTTGTCCCTCAGTATATGTCCACATGGTGATGTACTTTCTAGTTTTAGTGCCATTCGTGCTGCCGCTGTTCAAGTTGCTCAACCTGTCAGTTGCACCTAAAGAGCCATTGGACTTTTTCCTCAAGGTCGTGGACCATGCTGTCAAGGCCAGACAATCTGGAGAAGAGGTAAGCTTACCGTAAAATTCCCAGCCCTTGAATAAAATTTTGACTGTACGTTTGTATCTGCTACTgtctgtgggtgagtgagtgagtgagtatggtttcacgccattttcaatattccaacaatgtcacaactgaagacaccagaaatgggctttacacattgtagctatgtggggaatcgaacccagattttcagcaagcgaacgcgttaaccacaaGAACATACTACCGACCCTACACACAAGCCAAGACGAGTGCgtgagcttttagcaatacaccaACAATATCGctgcggaggacaccagaaatgggcttcacatatgtctctgtggggaatcgaacccgggtcttcagcgtgacgagcaaacaccttaaactctaggctacccaaccatctCAAACAAACAAGAATGTGTATTTGTTTCCATATTACATGCATGTGACATCTGTGTCTTCAGACTCGGGCAGATCTGCTACAGTTGATGGTAAATGCCCACCACGAGGATTCGGGAACGGTTGAGCCAGAGGATGACCTCAGTAGCAGTCTCCAGTATGAAGTTAAGGGGATGAAGAAAGGTCTGTAGCGGTTTGGATCCCTAACTATAATTAGTCTTAGTTGAGGGGTCAATGTCAGTGACGGGGAAATTGTCAGTCCCGCCTtacagtagctgttgtctgattggttaaatccgttcggcggtctcgcgtttgattggacggtcataggtcgctcagaGGTTATccgacgcgacctcctactagggtttgttagactcagtagaggagtgcaacgaataacactgagactaattATATTGCATTCTGATCGGTCTAAATGAAGTTCTTATGATTCATGTTAACCCCACTCAGAGTTTAGTTTAATACCATTGTTGTTCGGCCACAAcgaaaataataacaaacattttaCCATACTATGTTCAGTTGTCGTGTCATCTTCacgactgagtgagtttaaatgtacaccacctttagcaatattaatgctatatcacggcggggaacagcAGAAATTgactttcacacattgtaccgatgtggggaatcgaaaccaggcctacggcgtgacgagcggacaccAGCCTACCTCACCACCCTGTATCAGTTACAGGGGCCGTCCTATTCCTAGGTAAGGTAACGTGGTCCTTATATGTAGTCGAAACCAAACCAATCTCCTTAACCAAAACCTAAccatgaacatccgggttacaaattggtcttcagcagtccaTACGTGTcgaaagagacgactaacggtatcgggtggacaggctcgttggcttggttgacacatgtcatcgtatttcagtcGCATAGATCGTTTATGATGCCGTCAGGGaactgtttggtccagacttggttatcTAATGTCATGTGTAGGTGCGAATATTGCTGACGTTGTTGATGGTCCTTCCGTGCAGGACTGACATCCACGGAGATCCTGGCTCATTCGGTGACATTCTTCCTGGCCGGCCACGAGACTACCTCGAGCACCATGTCCTTCGTAGCGTACAACCTTGCCCTTCACCCCCATTGGCAGGAACGGGTTGCCATGGAGATAGACGAGATACTTGGAGAGGTATGCATACATACGGAAGAGTCCTAGTGTCACAGCGGGAACTTTGTTTATCTCATAGTATCTCCTGATTAGGTGATAGCTAAGTCCCAATTAGGAGATGAACATTTCAGACTGTGGCACTAGGACACTTCCGTACTACCATACATACACATGATATATTAAAATCAAGGTAtcttacaactgtcgtaggccacaaaatattgttgttgTCCAGATAAATTAGACTCTGCTTAGTAACCTGTGTTGGCCAGTCAGGTCGAGGCCTGAGTTTCATTCCTtacactggtacaatgtgtaaaaccttTTGTGTGCAGTATCTGGAAAGGATTTGAAAAGGCGGCGTAAATGCATCCTCTTTCCATTTCACCAAACCGCTGGTGGAGGAGACTTGGAACAGACAGAAAGTAACCAGAATCATGCTAActagactgagtgagtttacgcaGTCTTCTagaaatatcatggcgggggcaCTAGACAtaggcttctcacattgtaaccatgtgaggTATCGAATTCGAATCCccggcgtgactagcgaacgcttacTCCAGTAGTCTTCCCTACCAACCCAGACTAATTGGAAAACCATTTTATAACAAGTCATATAAAACCACAGCTCTAGGTTGGACATGCAGACCCGTAAAAGAGACACTTTTGTTATCAAAGACTTGCTGAGCCTCAAAGCAGACGACATTTAACGCTCTTCTTCGCGCTTTCGCAGACTCTCCCCACATATGACAACGTGGGTAAGTTGCAACAACTAGAGATGTGCGTGCTGGAATCTCTGCGCCTCTACCCTCCAGCTGTCAGGTTTGAGCGGGAAGCAGCAGACGACATTGTCATCAATGGCGTCTGTATTCCAAAGAATACCATGGTGATCGCGCCAGTGTTTGCAATGAACCGGGACCCGAATGTGTTTCCAGATCCGGACATTTTCCAGCCAGAGAGGTAACGAGGTTTTACGaaatatatatactacccatcgaAAGTTTAGCcttatatacagtggaagctgcctaaACCGGCATTCActgtgactgaagaaataatccgatTTAGACAATATGCCGGATTGTACAGCTGATGATTGTACAAGGcacagacgggactgagattttaagcCAGAGTTCACAACTTGCTGGAtcggacagatgccggttttgacagcttccacctTGTACAATTTCTCCAATAACTTATGGAAACCAAATGTTCTGAAGGCAATTTTGGGTTTCCAATTAAAACTGCTCACCTAAACACACCTTTTGCAAAACTGACCGTATTGCATGAATATATCCAGAGTTGAGTATGAGTGGACGTGAAATGCAAGGTAGTCTGGGGTGGTAAACTATACACTGACCAGTGCCTGTTCGTTGCTATTCGTTCGTTGATGGTGTACGTTCTCATTCGTGTTTAGGCATTTAGATTCAGAATGAATGTGTTGACTTTGCATTAGCGCGTTTAAAGGTTTGTTTCCATAGTTCATTTTCTTCACTTTAAGAGGATCAGTTTCTTATAAATCATCCAGTTATATCACTTATAATAGTTGTCAAGTTTAGTTCATTCTTTAGGTCAAAGGTAAGTTTCAAGTTTTAGTTGATCAGGTTTTCTCTTA
It encodes:
- the LOC137261536 gene encoding cytochrome P450 3A8-like, translating into MDILGIVDLPLWLVLISLLGLLFYWYATRPYYLFASLNIPGPKPIPLFGNLLSETKQGFHAAHQQWLRQYGDIVGFYEGHHPCMLVADKAMLKEIMVKQFNSFRNRRPLGSISGYPMSHGIMQQRDEDWKRSRSILTPTFSSAKLRQVCELVSTCSDTLVANSRKVAKEGREVELKDHFSAFTLDVIASSAFGLQIDSQSNPDDSFIKHAKNLTNVKFAGLLFMSYFLVPFVLPLFKLLNLSVAPKEPLDFFLKVVDHAVKARQSGEETRADLLQLMVNAHHEDSGTVEPEDDLSSSLQYEVKGMKKGLTSTEILAHSVTFFLAGHETTSSTMSFVAYNLALHPHWQERVAMEIDEILGETLPTYDNVGKLQQLEMCVLESLRLYPPAVRFEREAADDIVINGVCIPKNTMVIAPVFAMNRDPNVFPDPDIFQPERFSAENKSRLSQYDFMPFGMGPRSCIGMRMAMVETKMGLARMLQHFKFVRSEQTQVPLTFRKSTLLQPEKGIWLKLQSRK